In the genome of Thermococcus sp. MV5, the window TATACCCCCACTTATGCCCTTTATAATCCCATAGACCTCTACTTGGGCTTTTTGGTTGTTTTCTATGGTCATTGAAAAGTTTCTAGGAATTATCACAATCATGTTGTGATCTCCTTCTTGGGCCTTTTTAAGAGCCTCATCAAGGGTTAACGCCTCTATCTTCGTCACTGTTACATTTGGAGCAGCTTCTAAGGCTTTTATAAGCAGCGAACCATATTCTCCATCATCAAAGTTTACTAAAACAACTTTAGTTTCCTTTTGTGCTTGTTCAAATCCTACCTGCATCATCTGGCCTAACGCAGGATAAATAATAAGAGGAACTATGATTATCCCGAATATTAATGCCTTGTCTCTCAAGAGGTCCTTAAGCTCTTTCATAACTATTACCCAAAAATCACTCATCCGAGCACCCCCACAGTCCCTCTGCTTCCCCTTACTATACTCATGAAGACCTCTTCGAGATTCTCTGCATTGTATTTCTCTTTCAACTCTTTTGGAGTTCCAACGTCTACTATAACTCCTTTATTGATAAGGGCAACTCTATCACAGAGAAACTCAACTTCAAGCATGTTGTGACTTGAAACAAGAAATGTAATACCTTTCTCCCTTGCGAATCTTCGTATAGTTTGCCTTATGGAGTAAGCATTAACCACGTCAAGACCGCTTGCAGGTTCATCAAGAATTCCCAATTTTGGTTTGACCATTAAAGCCCGAGCCAATAGTAATTTCCGTGTCATACCCTTTGAGTAAGTGGAAATCTTATCGTTCAATCTTTCTCCAAGACCACTAAGCTTTATCCCCATTTCAAGCATTTCATCATAACTTT includes:
- a CDS encoding ABC transporter ATP-binding protein gives rise to the protein MTAIRVENLEKDYGRVKALKGISFEIKEGEIFGLIGPNGAGKSTTLKILATLLTPTGGRAEVFGHDVVKEAEEVRKLISYLPEEAGAYKNLKGIEYLQFMAKLYAKTGKSYDEMLEMGIKLSGLGERLNDKISTYSKGMTRKLLLARALMVKPKLGILDEPASGLDVVNAYSIRQTIRRFAREKGITFLVSSHNMLEVEFLCDRVALINKGVIVDVGTPKELKEKYNAENLEEVFMSIVRGSRGTVGVLG